One part of the Thermodesulfobacterium commune DSM 2178 genome encodes these proteins:
- the trpE gene encoding anthranilate synthase component I has translation MSLKVFPEKEVFIDLAKKHNLVPVYTEVACDLDTPISLFYKIGEGSYSFLLESLEGGEKWARYSFIGIDPYLVFKSKGNQINLLEKQGDRLVSKQEFFSDNPFYELRKFIKKIDCAVLDGLPRFFGGAVGFIGYEVVRLFEKIPVGEDVLGFSDLHFMFPEVVLIYDRFKHTLKIVYNANIDLNEDPSKIYQKAIHRLSEIKHRLSGFYSNGQSVEKVNVSSPQPEITKEEFCSMVEQAKRYILEGDIIQVVLSQRFRFRSQGSPFLFYRALRKINPSPYLFFLKLDDEVLIGSSPEILVRMEGSLVETRPIAGTRRRGKTEKEDKELEEDLKRDEKELAEHIMLVDLGRNDLGRVCKYGSVEVYELMVVERYSHVMHLVSGVKGEVLPGLDMFDVFAATFPAGTVSGAPKIRAMEIISELEKTVRGPYAGAVGYFGFSGNMDFCITIRTLFQKGELCYLQAGAGIVADSDPEKEYEETLNKAKAIFKAIETLGEFC, from the coding sequence ATGAGCTTAAAGGTTTTTCCAGAGAAAGAGGTCTTTATAGACCTTGCCAAAAAGCACAACCTTGTTCCCGTTTATACTGAAGTTGCCTGTGATTTAGACACACCTATATCTCTTTTTTATAAAATAGGAGAAGGCTCTTATTCCTTTTTGCTTGAGAGTTTAGAAGGAGGGGAAAAGTGGGCAAGGTATAGTTTTATAGGAATAGACCCTTACTTGGTGTTTAAAAGCAAAGGAAATCAGATAAACCTTTTAGAAAAACAAGGGGATAGGTTAGTTTCTAAACAAGAATTTTTTAGTGATAATCCTTTTTATGAATTAAGAAAATTTATCAAAAAGATAGATTGTGCTGTTTTAGATGGATTACCCCGGTTTTTTGGAGGGGCTGTTGGTTTTATAGGTTATGAAGTGGTCAGGCTTTTTGAAAAGATCCCTGTAGGGGAAGATGTGCTTGGTTTTTCTGACCTACATTTTATGTTTCCTGAAGTGGTTTTAATCTATGATAGGTTTAAACATACCTTGAAAATTGTATATAACGCAAATATAGACTTAAACGAGGACCCTTCTAAAATCTATCAGAAAGCTATACACAGGTTAAGTGAAATAAAACATCGCCTCTCAGGTTTTTACTCAAACGGTCAGTCTGTTGAAAAAGTTAACGTTTCTTCTCCTCAACCTGAGATCACAAAAGAAGAATTTTGTTCGATGGTAGAGCAGGCTAAAAGGTATATTTTAGAAGGAGACATCATTCAGGTGGTGCTTTCTCAACGGTTTAGGTTTAGGTCACAAGGATCTCCTTTTCTTTTTTATCGGGCGTTAAGAAAGATAAACCCTTCTCCTTATCTTTTCTTTTTAAAGCTTGATGATGAGGTGCTTATCGGTTCTTCTCCAGAGATTTTAGTGAGGATGGAAGGTAGTTTGGTTGAAACTCGCCCGATTGCTGGGACAAGAAGAAGAGGTAAAACCGAAAAAGAAGATAAGGAGTTAGAAGAGGATTTAAAAAGAGATGAAAAGGAGCTTGCTGAACATATCATGCTGGTTGACCTTGGGAGAAACGACCTGGGTAGGGTTTGTAAGTATGGAAGTGTAGAGGTTTATGAGTTGATGGTGGTAGAGAGGTATTCTCATGTGATGCACCTTGTGTCTGGGGTGAAAGGAGAGGTCTTACCAGGTTTAGATATGTTTGACGTGTTTGCTGCTACCTTTCCTGCAGGTACTGTGTCTGGAGCCCCTAAGATAAGGGCGATGGAGATTATCTCTGAGCTTGAAAAAACGGTCAGAGGTCCTTATGCAGGTGCGGTAGGTTATTTTGGTTTTTCAGGTAACATGGACTTTTGCATTACCATAAGAACTCTCTTTCAGAAGGGAGAGCTGTGTTATTTGCAGGCTGGAGCAGGGATTGTGGCTGATTCTGACCCTGAAAAAGAATATGAAGAAACTTTAAACAAAGCTAAAGCTATTTTTAAAGCTATAGAAACCTTAGGAGAATTTTGTTAA
- the hisS gene encoding histidine--tRNA ligase: protein MKLQAVRGFKDWLPEDFVKYEYLIEKARLWCKLFNFKEIKIPILEKTELFVRSIGEVTDIVQKETYSFEDRNKDWLTLRPEATAGICRMVIEHGLYVRPKPLKFFTIGPMFRHERPQKGRLREFFQIDLEVFSELNPYLEAEVIFLALKILKSPLPEESDQLYTLELNTLGCPECRPKYREALLSFLREHKDEVCETCKERIERNPLRVLDCKNEGCKKVVSGSPLITDFLCEDCKTHFQELKEALQSLDIEFSLNPRLVRGLDYYVRTIFEIKAKGLGAQDTVCAGGRYDYLVKELGGPELPAIGFAIGLERWAISLFGDEENKGLLDPNTLTEKLCPDLYLVFLGKPLIKQGVILSQKLREKGLRCETTYEEKSLKAQLKNADKLGANFVLILGEKEWAEKRAVFRDLKKSAQKEIGFDGLDDLVAKVVKEVKG, encoded by the coding sequence ATGAAGCTGCAGGCAGTAAGAGGTTTTAAAGACTGGTTGCCTGAAGATTTCGTAAAGTATGAATATTTGATAGAAAAGGCACGGCTATGGTGTAAGCTGTTTAATTTTAAAGAGATTAAAATCCCTATACTTGAAAAAACAGAACTTTTTGTAAGGTCCATAGGAGAGGTCACCGATATCGTTCAAAAGGAAACCTATTCTTTTGAAGATAGAAACAAAGACTGGTTGACCTTACGTCCTGAGGCTACCGCAGGAATCTGTCGGATGGTTATAGAGCATGGTTTGTATGTAAGGCCTAAGCCTCTGAAGTTTTTTACCATAGGCCCGATGTTTCGTCACGAACGCCCTCAAAAGGGAAGATTAAGGGAGTTTTTTCAGATAGACCTTGAGGTTTTTTCAGAGTTGAATCCTTATTTAGAGGCAGAAGTTATCTTTCTTGCCTTAAAGATTTTAAAAAGTCCTTTGCCTGAAGAATCTGATCAGCTTTATACGTTAGAATTAAACACCCTCGGTTGTCCTGAGTGTAGACCTAAATATCGGGAGGCGCTGTTATCCTTTCTTAGAGAGCATAAAGATGAGGTTTGCGAGACCTGTAAAGAGAGGATCGAGAGAAACCCTTTAAGGGTGCTTGATTGTAAAAATGAGGGCTGTAAAAAGGTCGTTTCAGGAAGTCCTTTGATTACAGATTTCTTATGCGAAGACTGCAAAACACACTTTCAGGAGCTTAAGGAGGCCTTGCAATCCTTAGACATCGAGTTTTCTCTAAACCCAAGGTTGGTAAGGGGTTTAGACTATTATGTGAGGACTATCTTTGAGATTAAGGCTAAAGGTTTAGGGGCTCAGGATACGGTGTGTGCTGGCGGTAGATATGATTATCTCGTTAAAGAACTTGGTGGACCGGAGTTGCCGGCTATAGGGTTTGCTATAGGACTTGAAAGATGGGCTATTTCACTTTTCGGAGACGAAGAAAATAAGGGACTTCTTGACCCAAATACACTTACAGAAAAACTTTGTCCTGACCTTTATCTGGTATTTTTAGGTAAACCTTTGATAAAACAAGGAGTAATCCTTTCTCAGAAGCTCAGAGAAAAAGGTCTAAGATGTGAGACAACCTATGAAGAAAAGTCTTTAAAAGCGCAGCTAAAAAATGCGGATAAACTTGGGGCTAATTTTGTCCTGATTTTAGGAGAAAAAGAGTGGGCTGAGAAAAGAGCTGTTTTTAGAGATTTAAAGAAAAGTGCCCAGAAAGAGATAGGTTTTGATGGTTTAGATGACCTTGTGGCGAAAGTGGTTAAAGAGGTAAAGGGATAG
- a CDS encoding FAD-dependent oxidoreductase has product MRVLVIGAVACGTRAACRLKRLRPDAEILMIDQDQYISYGGCGMPYYLTGDVSHIDELRRTTFHAIRDERFFKEAKGIEVLTRVKAEEIDRRKKTVKVRWLDTGKTEEIGYDKLVLATGTKPKVPPIPGVDLEGVHTLSNLHDAIRIKEKLVKGEVKNPLVIGAGFIGLEVVEAFGESWGLPVTLLEYFPQVLPRLIDPVLSRIIENHLRKKGVKVVLNARIKEIVGKNGKVVGVRTEDGFYPADLVLLATGVIPNTDLAKQAGLLVSPLTGGIVVNERMQTSDPDIYAGGDCVEVVHLITGKRMLMPQGSLANKQGRVIGTNLAGGYARFKGTIGAFILKCFDMSIGGCGISLGVAKAEGFVDATYALNIQHERAHFFSIGCSYYNLVFDKRTGKVLGFQSVGPYTDGTLARVHAMSTLLLEKPSVADLVELELAYSPPFNTALDPINVVGHVAENLIFERFKPIEWEEVLRRLRERDRDLLIVDVRTPEEAKEMVQRYPNWINLPYQGAKEAIKTLPKDKDLVVVCSVGTRSYEVVRWLKAEGYDRVFMPMGGVVLAKSWGEDVR; this is encoded by the coding sequence ATGCGAGTTTTAGTGATAGGAGCTGTAGCTTGTGGGACGAGAGCTGCCTGCAGGCTTAAAAGGTTGCGTCCAGATGCAGAAATCCTGATGATAGACCAGGATCAGTACATCTCCTATGGTGGTTGCGGTATGCCCTATTATCTTACTGGAGACGTATCTCACATAGATGAATTAAGAAGAACTACCTTTCATGCTATAAGAGACGAAAGGTTTTTTAAAGAAGCTAAAGGTATAGAGGTCTTAACAAGGGTTAAGGCAGAAGAGATAGATAGGAGAAAAAAGACCGTAAAGGTTAGATGGTTAGACACAGGTAAGACCGAAGAGATAGGTTATGACAAACTGGTACTTGCTACCGGCACTAAACCAAAGGTTCCTCCTATTCCTGGGGTTGACCTTGAGGGGGTGCATACCCTTTCTAATCTCCATGATGCTATCAGGATTAAAGAAAAACTTGTTAAGGGAGAGGTTAAAAACCCTCTGGTTATAGGGGCTGGTTTTATAGGACTTGAGGTAGTAGAGGCTTTTGGGGAGTCCTGGGGGCTTCCTGTAACCCTTTTAGAATACTTTCCTCAGGTGTTGCCAAGGCTTATCGATCCTGTGCTTTCAAGGATTATAGAAAATCACTTGAGGAAAAAGGGGGTTAAGGTAGTTTTAAATGCCAGGATTAAAGAAATCGTAGGGAAAAACGGGAAGGTAGTAGGGGTCAGGACAGAAGATGGGTTTTATCCTGCAGACCTGGTTCTCTTAGCTACAGGAGTCATCCCTAACACTGACCTTGCAAAACAGGCAGGTCTTCTGGTCTCTCCTCTTACCGGTGGGATCGTGGTTAACGAAAGGATGCAAACCTCAGACCCAGATATATACGCCGGTGGAGACTGCGTAGAGGTAGTCCATTTGATCACCGGTAAAAGGATGCTCATGCCTCAAGGGTCTTTAGCTAACAAACAAGGAAGGGTTATAGGCACTAATCTTGCAGGAGGATATGCCAGGTTTAAAGGCACCATCGGTGCTTTTATTTTAAAGTGTTTTGACATGTCTATAGGTGGCTGTGGGATTAGTTTAGGGGTAGCTAAAGCAGAGGGGTTTGTAGATGCAACCTATGCCCTTAACATCCAGCACGAAAGGGCTCATTTCTTTTCTATAGGCTGTTCCTATTATAACTTAGTGTTTGATAAAAGGACAGGTAAGGTTTTGGGTTTTCAGTCTGTAGGGCCCTATACTGATGGTACTTTGGCCAGGGTGCATGCCATGTCAACCTTGTTGTTAGAAAAACCTTCGGTGGCAGATTTAGTAGAGCTTGAGTTGGCCTATTCACCACCTTTTAACACGGCCCTTGACCCGATTAACGTTGTGGGACATGTGGCAGAAAATTTGATTTTTGAAAGGTTTAAACCGATAGAGTGGGAGGAGGTTTTAAGAAGATTAAGGGAAAGGGACCGAGACTTGTTGATAGTAGACGTAAGAACCCCAGAAGAAGCCAAAGAGATGGTACAGAGGTATCCCAACTGGATTAACCTTCCCTATCAAGGAGCAAAGGAAGCGATAAAAACCCTTCCCAAGGATAAGGACTTAGTGGTGGTTTGCAGTGTGGGAACAAGGTCTTATGAGGTGGTCCGCTGGTTAAAGGCCGAAGGTTATGACAGGGTGTTTATGCCTATGGGTGGGGTTGTGCTTGCTAAATCCTGGGGAGAAGATGTTAGATGA
- the feoB gene encoding ferrous iron transport protein B, producing MKTIKVALIGNPNVGKTSILNHLVGANLKIGNWAGVTVEKKEGKTFFQDYEVYFVDLPGVYTLEEVVSEDEKVTLDFLLSGDYDVILNVIETPRIERDLYLTCQLLDLGKPMVLALNMIDEAQKIGISIDLERLAELLKVRVVKTVGRTGEGVKEILPAVVEAYEKQTIPFQISYPPELEEKVKAFRESTGENLSKFETLRLLESEAQELSRIIKEKRLSFTRGVANEVVKRKLIPKESLTETLDRFLLHPFFGFLSFGFIMYLFFKTSFDFSKPIIDWIDGFLQEFLAPLCAQVLEDLGVSEFLRSFIANAVFGGVGVVLSFLPLITVMYFFLTLLETSGYLPRVSFLMDRFTHKIGLHGQSVIPLILGLGCNVPAILATRTFQETKDKLLVIAMVPFISCPARLVVFSFFAFVFFQNPVAVILGLYFLGIIFSVLTGVLLRKTLLKKELSHFVMDLPPYRMPAWRTVFNITKVYVKDFLYRAGTVIFGVSVLVWLLLNLPIGEKNIENTYAAKLGKALSYVLSPVGLGDWRISTSLVSGFLAREAILSNLGVIVSEEKEDGLEKIDPKEKAKEEFFKLGEALKQSFTSLFSFFPASFSVEEEEGSLKEKIKGLMNFKQALSLLVFVLIYNSCAATVITMAREGNVKFALGFLVYSFVLAWMLAFLVFRLV from the coding sequence ATGAAAACCATCAAGGTGGCTTTGATAGGTAATCCTAATGTAGGGAAAACAAGTATTTTAAATCATTTGGTAGGGGCAAATCTTAAGATAGGAAACTGGGCTGGGGTTACCGTTGAGAAGAAAGAGGGGAAGACCTTTTTTCAGGATTATGAGGTCTATTTTGTAGACCTTCCAGGAGTTTATACTCTGGAAGAGGTAGTATCTGAAGACGAAAAGGTAACCTTAGATTTTTTGCTTTCTGGTGACTATGACGTAATCCTTAACGTGATAGAAACCCCAAGGATAGAAAGAGACCTCTATCTTACCTGTCAGCTTTTAGATCTTGGCAAACCTATGGTGCTGGCTTTAAACATGATAGATGAGGCTCAAAAGATAGGGATTTCTATCGATTTAGAGAGGTTGGCAGAGCTTTTAAAGGTTAGGGTGGTAAAAACTGTAGGGAGAACTGGAGAAGGGGTAAAAGAGATTTTGCCTGCTGTGGTTGAGGCTTATGAGAAACAGACTATACCGTTTCAGATCTCTTATCCCCCTGAGTTAGAGGAGAAGGTTAAGGCGTTTAGAGAGTCTACGGGAGAAAACTTGAGTAAATTTGAAACACTACGTTTACTTGAAAGTGAGGCCCAAGAGTTAAGCAGGATTATAAAAGAAAAACGGCTTAGTTTTACCAGAGGAGTAGCTAACGAGGTAGTTAAACGCAAACTTATCCCAAAGGAAAGTCTTACTGAAACGTTAGACAGATTTTTATTGCATCCTTTTTTTGGTTTTTTATCTTTTGGCTTTATCATGTATTTATTCTTTAAAACCTCGTTTGATTTCTCTAAGCCTATCATAGACTGGATAGATGGTTTTTTGCAGGAATTTTTGGCACCTCTTTGTGCTCAGGTTTTAGAAGATTTAGGTGTTTCTGAGTTTTTAAGAAGTTTTATAGCAAACGCGGTTTTTGGTGGGGTAGGGGTGGTGCTTTCTTTTTTACCCTTGATTACGGTTATGTACTTTTTCTTAACCCTTCTTGAAACCTCAGGCTATCTCCCAAGGGTTTCTTTTTTGATGGACAGGTTTACCCATAAGATAGGGTTGCATGGCCAAAGTGTAATCCCTCTTATCCTTGGACTTGGTTGTAACGTCCCTGCTATACTTGCTACCAGGACTTTTCAAGAAACTAAAGATAAACTTTTAGTCATAGCTATGGTGCCTTTTATTTCTTGCCCTGCAAGGCTGGTGGTTTTTTCTTTCTTTGCTTTTGTGTTCTTTCAAAATCCTGTAGCGGTTATCTTGGGATTGTATTTCTTAGGGATTATTTTTTCCGTGTTGACAGGGGTCCTTTTGAGAAAGACCTTATTAAAGAAGGAACTATCTCACTTTGTGATGGACCTTCCTCCTTACAGGATGCCTGCGTGGAGGACAGTCTTTAACATCACCAAGGTTTATGTCAAAGATTTCCTCTATAGGGCAGGGACGGTGATCTTTGGGGTTTCGGTTTTGGTATGGTTGCTTTTAAATCTTCCGATAGGTGAGAAAAACATAGAAAATACCTATGCCGCTAAGCTTGGTAAAGCCTTGAGTTATGTTCTTTCTCCTGTCGGGCTTGGAGATTGGAGGATTAGCACCTCTCTTGTCTCAGGTTTTTTAGCAAGAGAGGCTATTTTAAGTAACTTAGGGGTTATCGTATCTGAAGAGAAAGAAGATGGTTTAGAAAAGATAGACCCAAAGGAAAAAGCCAAAGAGGAGTTCTTTAAACTGGGAGAGGCTTTGAAACAGAGTTTTACCTCTTTGTTTAGTTTTTTCCCTGCTTCTTTTTCTGTAGAAGAGGAAGAAGGCTCTTTGAAAGAAAAAATAAAGGGACTTATGAATTTTAAACAGGCTCTGTCTTTGCTGGTCTTTGTGCTGATCTATAATTCCTGCGCTGCTACTGTTATTACGATGGCAAGAGAAGGTAATGTAAAGTTTGCGTTAGGTTTCTTGGTGTATAGTTTTGTTTTGGCCTGGATGCTTGCTTTTCTTGTTTTCAGATTGGTTTAA